The Miscanthus floridulus cultivar M001 chromosome 7, ASM1932011v1, whole genome shotgun sequence genome includes a region encoding these proteins:
- the LOC136465128 gene encoding vegetative cell wall protein gp1-like, which yields MPPRRKNLVTSCFPRFNLSTERTRATPLCDPPLSPHPPSFSLARRTTATLRRSSLPFSSAALGLTLSTPPLHFSPLACACVPSAARLGHEAPAPLLFRLTAPPSPLTQAPLSPALARCSSSSPRRVPVPSLDHSPSFGSPSPLSLGLPAQPDHHRCVFPSHHPRAWRRLAPASLGPCRSTSVAGLTTACRRARPCPSQAPPPPCVAAVSRAGPLLQRLAGAHARRRPASAAPPRLQCPALPCSAVVCAAVSCRVFAVLRVRPDRRAPPHAVLCLEKVEEGITPRRSFIQGFICKYVTRMNSDCGSRSE from the coding sequence ATGCCTCCACGCCGCAAGAATCTTGTCACCTCCTGTTTTCCTCGATTTAACTTGAGTACGGAGCGCACCAGGGCTACCCCACTCTGTGACCCACCATTGTCTCCCCATCCCCCATCCTTTTCCCTGGCACGCCGCACCACTGCAACGCTACGCCGCTCCTCCCTTCCTTTTTCCTCTGCCGCGCTGGGCCTGACGCTCTCAACGCCGCCCCTCCATTTTTCCCCGCTCGCGTGCGCGTGCGTGCCCTCGGCCGCGCGCCTGGGCCATGAAgcaccggcgcccctcctcttCCGCCTcacagcgccgccgtcgccgctcaCCCAGGCACCCCTCAGCCCCGCGCTCGCCCGctgctcctcttcctccccacggCGAGTTCCCGTGCCCTCGCTGGACCACAGTCCTAGTTTCGGCTCACCCTCCCCGCTCTCTCTCGGTTTGCCCGCTCAGCCGGACCACCATCGCTGCGTCTTCCCGAGCCATCACCCCCGCGCGTGGCGTCGCCTCGCACCCGCTTCCCTGGGCCCGTGCCGCTCCACGTCTGTCGCGGGCCTCACCACCGCCTGCCGTCGAGCCCGGCCGTGCCCCTCCCAGGCGCCTCCACCGCCATGCGTGGCCGCCGTGTCACGCGCTGGTCCGCTGCTGCAGCGCCTCGCTGGAGCCCACGCCCGAAGACGCCCAGCCAGCGCTGCACCACCTCGCCTTCAGTGCCCCGCGCTCCCGTGTTCCGCCGTCGTCTGTGCCGCGGTCTCCTGCCGGGTCTTCGCCGTGCTGCGCGTGCGGCCAGACCGCCGTGCCCCTCCCCATGCCGTGCTCTGCTTGGAGAAGGTAGAAGAGGGTATAACTCCAAGACGCAGTTTTATACAGGGTTTCATTTGCAAATACGTGACTCGAATGAATAGTGATTGTGGATCTCGGAGCGAATAG
- the LOC136465129 gene encoding vegetative cell wall protein gp1-like, whose product MPPRRKNPVTSCFPRFNLSTERTRATPLCDPPLSPHPPSFSLARRTTATLRRSSLPFSSAALGLTLSTPPLHFSPLACACVPSAARLGHEAPAPLLFRLTAPPSPLTQAPLSPALARCSSSSPRRVPAPSLDHSPSFGSPSLLSLGLPAQPDHHRCVFPSHHPRAWRRLAPASLGPCRSTSVAGLTTACRRARPCPSQAPPPPCVAAVSRAGPLLQRLAGAHARRRPASAAPPRLQCPALPCSAVVCAAVSCRVFAVLRVRPDRRAPPHAVLCLEKVEEGITPRRSFIQGFICKYVTRMNSDCGSRSE is encoded by the coding sequence ATGCCTCCACGCCGCAAGAATCCTGTCACCTCCTGTTTTCCTCGATTTAACTTGAGTACGGAGCGCACCAGGGCTACCCCACTCTGTGACCCACCATTGTCTCCCCATCCCCCATCCTTTTCCCTGGCACGCCGCACCACTGCAACGCTACGCCGCTCCTCCCTTCCTTTTTCCTCTGCCGCGCTGGGCCTGACGCTCTCAACGCCGCCCCTCCATTTTTCCCCGCTCGCGTGCGCGTGCGTGCCCTCGGCCGCGCGCCTGGGCCATGAAgcaccggcgcccctcctcttCCGCCTcacagcgccgccgtcgccgctcaCCCAGGCACCCCTCAGCCCCGCGCTCGCCCGctgctcctcttcctccccacggCGAGTTCCCGCGCCCTCGCTGGACCACAGTCCTAGTTTCGGCTCACCCTCCCTGCTCTCTCTCGGTTTGCCCGCTCAGCCGGACCACCATCGCTGCGTCTTCCCGAGCCATCACCCCCGCGCGTGGCGTCGCCTCGCACCCGCTTCCCTGGGCCCGTGCCGCTCCACGTCTGTCGCGGGCCTCACCACCGCCTGCCGTCGAGCCCGGCCGTGCCCCTCCCAGGCGCCTCCACCGCCATGCGTGGCCGCCGTGTCACGCGCTGGTCCGCTGCTGCAGCGCCTCGCTGGAGCCCACGCCCGAAGACGCCCAGCCAGCGCTGCACCACCTCGCCTTCAGTGCCCCGCGCTCCCGTGTTCCGCCGTCGTCTGTGCCGCGGTCTCCTGCCGGGTCTTCGCCGTGCTGCGCGTGCGGCCAGACCGCCGTGCCCCTCCCCATGCCGTGCTCTGCTTGGAGAAGGTAGAAGAGGGTATAACTCCAAGACGCAGTTTTATACAGGGTTTCATTTGCAAATACGTGACTCGAATGAATAGTGATTGTGGATCTCGGAGCGAATAG